A portion of the Manduca sexta isolate Smith_Timp_Sample1 chromosome 20, JHU_Msex_v1.0, whole genome shotgun sequence genome contains these proteins:
- the LOC115446292 gene encoding angiotensin-converting enzyme isoform X5 produces MTMLKIGGGAALLAAIVAVFVVATQGRDPDLEALEHEGREYIMQLDVATGMRKHLAILAEWEYTANITKENEDKWIQVRVDLSQQEKRAWEETKMYRWQDFQDFTLRRMFKKYTQLGVSALPDDKYKMLMRSVSGMEANYATAKICSYKNASKCDLALEPDITEIFATSQDPEELKDTWVQWHKAAGARARANFTEYVNLYNEAAHLNNFKDVAEWWQSEYEVPDFEEQLAKLWSDVKPLYEQLHAYVRKRLRDKYGDQIVSARGPIPAHLLGNMWAQTWNNIESFTRPYPDKKEVDITQSMKEQNYTALKMFQMSDEFFRSLNLTAMPEKFWNNSIIEKPNDREIVCHASAWDFFDGEDFRIKQCTTVDYEYFQTTHHEMGHIQYFLQYRHQPYIFRDGANPGFHEAVGDTIALSVSSPKHLRRVGLTQGEAEDEQTEINQLYKMGIDKIVFLPFAYTLDLFRYGVFRGKTAPEDYNCHYWKLREELQGVEPPVNRTEEDFDAAAKYHVSANVEYARYYVSFLIQFQFHRALCQLAGEYVPEDFTKKLVDCDIFESVAAGNALGNMLKMGSSKPWPDAMEVLTGQRAMKADGLLEYFRPLHDWLKAENQRTGEFIGWESSKTQYCTAEQIAALQAKAQAESHEAAES; encoded by the exons ACGATGCTCAAAATCGGTGGCGGAGCCGCGCTGTTGGCGGCGATCGTCGCCGTGTTCGTGGTGGCCACCCAAGGTCGGGATCCCGATCTGGAGGCGCTGGAGCACGAGGGCCGGGAGTACATCATGCAGCTGGACGTCGCGACGGGAATGAGGAAACACCTCGCCATCCTGGCTGAGTGGGAGTACACCGCGAATATCACCAAGGAGAATGAGGATAAATGG ATTCAAGTCCGAGTAGACCTGTCACAGCAAGAGAAGCGCGCATGGGAGGAGACCAAGATGTATCGGTGGCAGGACTTCCAAGACTTCACGCTACGCAGAATGTTCAAGAAGTACACCCAACTCGGGGTTTCTGCATTACCTGATGACAAGTACAAGATGCTGATGAGGTCTGTTTCAGGAATGGAGGCTAACTACGCAACCGCGAAGATCTGCTCGTATAAAAATGCTAGTAAATGTGACCTCGCTCTGGAGCCTG ATATAACCGAGATATTCGCCACGTCCCAGGACCCTGAGGAGTTGAAGGACACGTGGGTACAGTGGCACAAGGCGGCCGGCGCGAGGGCCAGGGCAAACTTCACCGAATACGTCAATTTATACAACGAAGCTGCCCATcttaata attttaaagaCGTGGCGGAGTGGTGGCAGTCTGAATACGAGGTACCAGATTTTGAAGAGCAACTGGCAAAGCTCTGGTCTGACGTGAAGCCACTGTATGAACAGCTACATGCCTACGTCAGGAAACGGTTGAGAGACAAATATGGAGACCAGATTGTCTCTGCCAGAGGACCTATTCCAGCTCATCTGTTGG GTAATATGTGGGCGCAAACATGGAACAACATCGAATCATTCACCCGTCCTTACCCGGACAAAAAGGAGGTCGACATCACCCAATCAATGAAGGAACAGAACTACACAGCGTTGAAAATGTTCCAAATGTCGGACGAGTTCTTCAGGTCGTTGAACTTGACTGCGATGCCCGAAAAGTTCTGGAACAATTCCATTATAGAGAAGCCTAATGATAGAGAGATAGTTTGTCACGCGTCGGCTTGGGACTTCTTTGATGGCGAGGACTTTAG GATAAAACAGTGCACAACAGTAGATTACGAATACTTTCAAACGACGCACCACGAGATGGGTCACATCCAGTACTTCCTCCAGTACAGACACCAACCGTACATATTCCGGGACGGAGCGAACCCAG GTTTCCACGAAGCTGTCGGTGACACGATAGCATTATCTGTTTCATCACCCAAGCATCTTCGACGTGTCGGGCTTACACAAGGAGAAGCTGAAGATGAGCAGACGGAAATCAATCAGCTTTACAAAATG gGCATAGATAAGATAGTATTCCTACCGTTTGCGTACACTCTGGATTTGTTCCGTTATGGTGTGTTCAGAGGGAAGACTGCCCCGGAGGATTACAACTGTCATTATTGGAAGTTAAGAGAGGAGCTTCAAGGAGTGGAGCCTCCTGTGAACAGAACCGAAGAGGACTTTGACGCTGCGGCCAAGTACCACGTGTCTGCTAATGTTGAATATGCTAG GTATTACGTATCGTTCCTCATACAGTTCCAGTTCCATCGGGCGCTATGTCAGCTCGCCGGCGAGTACGTGCCCGAAGACTTCACCAAGAAGCTCGTCGATTGTGATATATTCGAGAGCGTTGCTGCTGGCAACGCGTTGGG TAACATGCTAAAAATGGGTTCCTCGAAGCCCTGGCCGGACGCGATGGAGGTGCTGACCGGCCAAAGAGCGATGAAGGCTGATGGTCTGCTGGAGTACTTCCGGCCGCTGCACGATTGGCTCAAGGCGGAGAACCAGCGGACGGGAGAGTTCATCGGATGGGAGTCTAGTAAAACAC AGTACTGCACAGCGGAACAAATAGCGGCGCTGCAAGCGAAGGCCCAGGCGGAGTCACACGAGGCGGCGGAGTCGTGA